GCTGGCCCTTGACGCTGGCGAGTCGCATGACTATGCGGGCGAGCTCCCTTATTGAAACCGCCTTTCCCGTGCCTACGTTGTATACGCCGGTTGCGCCTTTCTCCACCGCCGTTGCTACGAAGCGGGCTACGTCCTCCACGTATATGAAGTCTCTTGTCTGCTCCCCATCGCCGAATATGACGGGGGGCTTGCCCTCCTTTACCCTTTGTATAAACTTCGTAATTACCCCGGCGTAGGGGCCTGTCTGGCCGGGGCCGTATACGTTGAAAAGCCTAGCTACCGTGAGCCTTTTAGTTAACATCTCTGCTATATGCTCTCCCGCCAGCTTAGAGAGGCCGTATGGCGACTTGGGCCTTGTTGGGTGTCTCTCGTCGATGGGGAGGTACTCGGGCTCGCCGTAGACCGCGGCTGACGAGATGTAGATTAGGTGGGCGCCTCTCTCCGCGGCCCGTTTGGCTACCTTGGCGGTGACGGCGGCGTTGTTCCACATATATTCATACGGCTTCTCCCAGCTTTCCGCGACGTCTATGTACGCGGCGGCGTGTACAACCACGTCGGCGTCTGGGAGGTCCTCGTGTCTGAGATCTGCCCTAACCAGCGGCACCCCTGCCTCCTCCAGCCTCTCGAGGCCGGTGGCTCTCTCCAAGCTATCCACAGCCACCACTCTGTAGCCAAGCCTCGCTAGATGGATAGCCACGTGGCTACCGATGAAGCCGGCGCCTCCTGTCACCGCCACTCTCACCATGGTTGTAAATATCTGGGTTTTAATCTAGTATATTTAGTAGTTTAGAGGCTAGGGGGGCTGCCTTCGCGTAGATGGGGTCTGGCAGTACTTGTCTAGCCACTTCCGCCACCTCGGCCCGGTTGACGATGCGTAGCTTAAGCGCCGCGGCGTAGCCCAGG
The sequence above is drawn from the Pyrobaculum ferrireducens genome and encodes:
- a CDS encoding NAD-dependent epimerase/dehydratase family protein, with the translated sequence MVRVAVTGGAGFIGSHVAIHLARLGYRVVAVDSLERATGLERLEEAGVPLVRADLRHEDLPDADVVVHAAAYIDVAESWEKPYEYMWNNAAVTAKVAKRAAERGAHLIYISSAAVYGEPEYLPIDERHPTRPKSPYGLSKLAGEHIAEMLTKRLTVARLFNVYGPGQTGPYAGVITKFIQRVKEGKPPVIFGDGEQTRDFIYVEDVARFVATAVEKGATGVYNVGTGKAVSIRELARIVMRLASVKGQPEHAPPRPGDIRHSVADITHAKTTGWTPQITLEEGIKKTLATWSPK